One window of the Thamnophis elegans isolate rThaEle1 chromosome 6, rThaEle1.pri, whole genome shotgun sequence genome contains the following:
- the PCDHGC3 gene encoding protocadherin gamma-C3, which yields MNGAAGKNRWVTQWLQLLGLWLGVSDWAFAFIRYTIPEEMPKNSLVGNVVLDLGLDLRQLRARNLRVVSGGSRKYFEADLNTGKLLVNERIDREELCATLSPCVLSLQIIAENPLELYGVAVEVQDINDNDPVFPSKQMRLEISESVSPGARFPLESAQDPDVGINSLQTYQLSSNQHYALNVQTGGDNTKYAELVLEKTLDREQQKEILLILTALDGGNPPRSATLQVLIDVLDANDNVPIFNQSIYKASVREDTPLNTLVARTRAFDLDEGPNGEIIYSFSSHTPARVRQLFVLDSDTGELRLNGLLDFEEIKFYEIYVQAKDKGANPAEAHCKILVEIIDVNDNFPEITVTSVYSPVPEDTAPGTVIALLSVTDQDSGDNGLVNCFIPFGTPFALSSSLKNYYTLQTKEPLDREITSEYNITITAKDAGSPSLMEKKQIFVKVSDINDNPPTFPLSFYDVYVEENNLPGAIIFNISASDPDLDRNSRLSYSILENEKHDRDQVSRFFSINRENGTIYVLALLDYENIMEFRLVVQVRDGGFPPLATNVTINIFVTDQNDNVPRVLYPTSGNNSLFSKVVSTVSPGYLVTKIVAWDADAGYNAWLSYVLHEATDPGLFAVGLYSGEITTTRSLQEEDSHKQTLIILIKDHGEPALSSTATLIVTIAETSRETLTDFTVVSTTPQSKKHLTFYLILAIILISVAFFVTVVGVGSYKFYKWRQSKDIFKASRSNLYRTPELFNHVDTVRSGVFPPDFYHQFLTTDSCQSDLLYKMPFAPSTIGSHQSTVTRCDPAMYNQISTSSRLLVPSEVMYVCPFPSMSGKLSSEPKLT from the coding sequence ATGAACGGCGCTGCTGGAAAGAACCGATGGGTAACACAATGGCTGCAATTACTGGGGCTTTGGCTGGGTGTCTCGGATTGGGCTTTTGCATTCATCCGCTATACAATTCCCGAGGAAATGCCGAAGAACTCGTTGGTAGGAAATGTAGTGCTTGACCTGGGCTTAGATCTCCGGCAGTTACGAGCTCGAAATCTTCGGGTTGTGTCGGGAGGCAGCAGAAAATACTTCGAAGCAGATCTCAATACTGGAAAGTTGCTAGTCAATGAGAGAATCGACAGGGAGGAACTTTGTGCGACTCTCTCTCCTTGCGTCCTAAGCCTGCAAATCATCGCGGAAAACCCCCTGGAGCTCTACGGCGTAGCTGTGGAAGTCCAAGACATCAACGACAATGACCCAGTTTTCCCGAGCAAACAAATGAGACTGGAAATCAGCGAGTCAGTGTCACCTGGAGCACGTTTTCCTTTGGAGAGCGCACAGGACCCCGATGTGGGAATTAACTCTTTACAGACTTACCAGCTCAGCTCCAATCAGCACTACGCATTGAACGTACAGACTGGAGGAGATAATACAAAATATGCAGAgttagtgctggagaagacactGGATAGGGAGCAGCAAAAAGAAATCCTACTGATTCTCACAGCTCTGGATGGAGGAAATCCACCTAGATCTGCTACCTTGCAGGTACTCATTGATGTCCTAGATGCAAATGACAACGTCCCTATCTTCAATCAATCTATTTACAAAGCCAGCGTGAGAGAGGACACACCCTTAAACACTTTGGTGGCCAGAACAAGAGCTTTTGATCTGGATGAGGGCCCTAATGGAGAAATAATTTACTCCTTCAGCAGTCACACTCCTGCTAGAGTTCGTCAGCTTTTTGTTTTAGACTCTGATACTGGAGAACTGAGGCTCAATGGATTGCTGGATTTTGAAGAAATCAAATTTTATGAGATTTATGTCCAGGCAAAAGATAAAGGCGCCAATCCTGCAGAGGCTCATTGCAAAATATTGGTAGAAATTATTGATGTCAATGACAACTTCCCAGAAATCACAGTGACATCAGTGTACAGCCCTGTACCAGAAGACACAGCTCCAGGAACAGTAATTGCTTTGCTAAGTGTCACAGATCAGGACTCTGGTGATAATGGCCTTGTAAACTGTTTTATACCTTTTGGCACTCCTTTTGCCCTTAGCTCTTCACTTAAAAACTACTACACATTGCAAACGAAAGAACCACTGGACAGGGAAATTACTTCTGAGTATAATATCACAATTACTGCTAAGGATGCTGGCTCACCCTCTctcatggaaaaaaaacaaatatttgttaAAGTGTCTGATATAAATGACAATCCCCCTACATTCCCACTATCTTTCTATGATGTGTATGTGGAGGAAAATAACCTTCCAGGggctattatttttaatattagtgCCTCTGATCCAGATCTGGACCGGAATTCCCGTCTTTCTTACTCTATCTTGGAAAATGAGAAACATGACAGAGATCAGGTTAGCAGATTTTTTTCTATTAACCGGGAGAATGGTACCATTTATGTCCTAGCACTTTTGGATTATGAAAACATAATGGAGTTCAGGCTAGTGGTACAAGTTCGTGATGGAGGATTTCCACCCCTTGCCACCAACGTCACAATCAATATTTTTGTCACAGATCAAAATGACAATGTACCCAGGGTCTTATATCCAACTTCAGGTAACAATTCTTTGTTTTCAAAAGTAGTGTCCACAGTCAGTCCTGGATATCTGGTTACCAAAATTGTGGCCTGGGATGCAGATGCTGGTTATAATGCTTGGCTTTCCTATGTACTTCATGAAGCCACTGACCCAGGACTCTTTGCTGTGGGCTTGTATTCTGGGGAGATAACAACAACCCGCTCACTACAAGAAGAAGATTCTCACAAGCAaactttaataattttaataaaagatCATGGAGAACCAGCATTGTCCTCCACTGCAACCCTTATTGTAACAATAGCAGAGACATCCAGGGAGACACTGACAGACTTTACAGTAGTGTCTACCACACCACAATCAAAGAAACACTTGACTTTCTACTTGATCCTTGCTATTATTCTAATATCTGTGGCCTTCTTTGTCACAGTGGTTGGAGTAGGCTCTTATAAATTTTACAAATGGAGGCAATCCAAGGATATCTTTAAGGCCTCcaggagcaacctttatagaaCCCCAGAACTTTTCAACCATGTTGACACTGTGCGGAGTGGGGTTTTTCCTCCAGATTTCTACCACCAGTTTCTTACCACTGACTCTTGCCAGAGCGATCTTCTATACAAAATGCCTTTTGCTCCCAGTACTATAGGGAGTCATCAAAGTACTGTTACAAGATGTGATCCTGCGATGTACAACCAGATAAGTACTAGTAGCAGACTGCTAGTGCCCTCTGAGGTAATGTATGTTTGTCCTTTTCCATCTATGTCTGGAAAACTTAGTTCTGAGCCTAAATTAACTTAA